From the Paludibacterium paludis genome, one window contains:
- a CDS encoding ABC transporter substrate-binding protein yields the protein MKKLILALALMATGQAFAGDELHLYNWNNYLSDETAKRFEAYCKCKLVQDFYGDNEEMLAKLAAGAKGYDLVVPTGFAVQTLIGQGKAMKLDKAQLPNLKNMNPGYMGGFYDKANDFSIPYAFTTTLLGYNETRLKELGVLDKNNSWALIFDPAVLAKIKGKVTVLDSQRELMSAALMYLGKSANSTNPADWKAARDVILKAKPFWAAFNNQSYIKELTVGNIVVAFGYSNDMYQAQQDAKKAGRKFALNFHLQKEGNTLSVDNFVLLKDAPRKDLAYKFINFMMDGKNAAGVSNDMGSGNPNKAAMQFIKPDLVKNAAVFPGKEDLPRLQQLQDLNAKQRRDLNRVWSEIKLK from the coding sequence ATGAAGAAGCTTATTCTTGCGCTTGCCCTGATGGCGACTGGCCAAGCCTTCGCCGGCGACGAGCTGCATCTGTACAACTGGAATAACTATCTGTCCGACGAAACCGCCAAGCGTTTCGAAGCTTACTGCAAATGCAAGCTTGTCCAGGACTTCTATGGCGACAATGAGGAAATGCTGGCCAAGCTGGCGGCTGGCGCCAAAGGGTATGATCTTGTCGTCCCCACAGGCTTTGCCGTACAGACCCTGATCGGCCAAGGCAAAGCCATGAAGCTGGACAAGGCCCAGTTGCCCAATCTCAAGAACATGAATCCGGGGTATATGGGCGGCTTCTATGACAAGGCCAATGATTTTTCCATTCCCTACGCGTTCACGACCACCCTGCTCGGGTATAACGAAACCCGACTGAAAGAGCTGGGGGTTCTGGACAAGAACAACAGCTGGGCACTGATTTTCGATCCCGCCGTGCTCGCCAAAATCAAGGGCAAGGTCACGGTGCTCGACTCTCAGCGCGAACTGATGTCCGCGGCCCTGATGTATCTGGGCAAGTCCGCGAACTCCACGAATCCCGCCGACTGGAAAGCCGCGCGGGACGTGATCCTGAAAGCCAAGCCGTTCTGGGCGGCGTTCAATAACCAGTCCTATATCAAGGAACTGACGGTCGGCAACATCGTGGTGGCTTTCGGTTACTCCAACGATATGTACCAGGCGCAACAGGACGCTAAGAAAGCGGGACGCAAGTTCGCCCTCAACTTCCATTTGCAAAAGGAAGGCAACACCCTGTCCGTGGATAATTTTGTTCTGCTCAAGGATGCTCCGCGGAAGGATCTTGCCTATAAATTCATCAATTTCATGATGGACGGGAAGAATGCGGCGGGGGTTTCCAATGACATGGGCTCCGGCAATCCGAACAAGGCGGCCATGCAGTTCATCAAGCCTGATCTGGTGAAGAATGCCGCTGTGTTCCCGGGCAAGGAGGACTTGCCGCGTCTGCAGCAACTGCAGGATCTGAACGCCAAACAGCGCCGTGATCTGAACCGGGTGTGGTCCGAGATCAAGCTCAAGTAA
- a CDS encoding DUF523 domain-containing protein: protein MKNKLLISACLLGHPVRYDGGAKGLPDETLRDLRQRFGLIPVCPECAGGLPTPRAPAEIEPGRSASDVLRGQGSVITATGDDVTAEFLSGADKVLGIAQETGAGCALLKANSPSCGKLAVYDGHFAGKLVPGEGITAHRLRQAGIPVFSETELNLLP from the coding sequence ATGAAAAACAAACTCCTGATCAGCGCCTGCCTGCTCGGCCATCCGGTACGCTACGACGGAGGCGCCAAGGGATTACCGGACGAAACCCTGCGCGATCTACGACAGCGATTCGGGCTGATTCCCGTTTGCCCGGAATGCGCCGGAGGACTGCCAACGCCCCGGGCACCCGCAGAAATCGAACCGGGCCGCAGCGCGAGCGATGTCCTGCGGGGACAGGGCAGCGTCATCACGGCCACCGGGGACGATGTCACGGCCGAGTTCCTGTCGGGAGCCGACAAAGTACTCGGTATCGCACAAGAAACGGGAGCCGGCTGTGCGCTTCTGAAAGCCAACAGCCCTTCTTGCGGCAAGCTGGCCGTCTATGATGGTCACTTTGCCGGAAAATTGGTCCCGGGGGAAGGCATAACGGCGCATCGTTTGCGGCAGGCCGGGATACCGGTATTCAGCGAGACGGAACTCAATTTGCTGCCTTAA
- a CDS encoding diguanylate cyclase yields MLASRFGRTLKFRVALLTVVLGMGSLVLIGWFNFQAARAEIKNERFRYLSDLVERIAADIDQRVAVRQRLLASSVRTLHPTDAALPQMAEGILTSLRPIAPLFDALVVYDRHGIILADEPASAGRRGLDIHDRDYFIETRKSLRPMISVPLRTRNNPKRRIVVFTVPLTDPHGQFVGMVGGSLELLSVGFFRDLESITIGNSGYITVNAVRSRLNIYHPDTSRVFEPLPSAASSPALNRALGGWQGVDETTISTGERMLVAYRPLRQVDWVVGGLLPVGEAYEPIYSLAERYIAFALGMMLVVLLLVSWRLKHILRPLDRLKSNILTLPASGNSVLAGISDYDELQSVADVVARAWSERDTMEAQLARSEAFFRALNEASPLGVFVVDDRGKLNYVNRACKRLFGYENEVEWHGRHWNEAVHPLDHERIRALARSLLADGETLVKTECRLINGQRPFLNVELRLCRLTYEAEPRFLGVVMDVSEQEETRQSLMAERERAMAILESIGDAVVLTSHLDEIEYLNQPAEALLGVRAQDTLGRPLYSFASFSPPENGRPLSIQRLESLVAHPFCEMDMMTKDARVQPVVLTLSVIAAVGSMHGYRVYVLHDDSARREREKAHRWEANHDPLTGLLNRRGYLASLSGLLAGPDRKGRNDAIALIDLDHFKAVNDHAGHGAGDQLLQDVAGIIQSRLRSSDVAARLGGDEFALLLFNCRLDDARALIEAVRGQIEAHVLEVAGVSLSVTASVGMTMLRPDDVVPADPIERADQRCYLAKNAGRNRLVTG; encoded by the coding sequence ATGTTGGCATCGCGCTTTGGTCGTACCCTAAAGTTCCGGGTGGCGCTTCTGACGGTCGTGCTCGGCATGGGCAGCCTTGTCTTGATCGGCTGGTTCAATTTCCAGGCGGCCCGGGCGGAAATCAAGAACGAGCGTTTCCGCTACCTGTCTGATCTTGTCGAACGGATCGCCGCCGACATTGACCAACGGGTGGCGGTACGTCAGCGTCTCCTGGCCTCATCGGTGCGTACCCTGCATCCGACGGATGCCGCTCTGCCGCAGATGGCGGAAGGCATCCTGACGTCTCTCCGTCCCATCGCCCCCCTGTTCGATGCGCTGGTCGTCTATGACCGCCATGGCATCATTCTGGCCGATGAGCCGGCCAGTGCCGGGCGCCGTGGTCTGGATATCCATGATCGCGACTATTTTATCGAGACCCGGAAATCCCTTCGGCCGATGATTTCCGTGCCGCTGCGTACCCGCAATAACCCGAAGCGGCGCATTGTGGTGTTCACCGTTCCGCTCACTGATCCGCACGGACAGTTTGTCGGAATGGTTGGCGGCAGTCTGGAGTTGCTGTCCGTCGGATTCTTCCGGGATCTGGAGTCGATCACCATCGGCAATAGCGGCTATATTACGGTCAATGCCGTGCGTTCCCGTCTGAATATTTACCATCCCGACACGTCCCGCGTTTTCGAACCTTTGCCGTCCGCCGCCAGCAGTCCTGCCCTGAATCGGGCCCTGGGTGGTTGGCAAGGTGTGGATGAAACCACGATCAGTACCGGTGAGCGCATGCTTGTGGCCTATCGCCCGCTGCGCCAGGTGGATTGGGTGGTCGGCGGGTTGCTGCCAGTCGGCGAGGCCTATGAGCCGATTTATTCTCTTGCCGAACGTTATATCGCCTTTGCATTGGGGATGATGCTGGTTGTGCTGCTGCTGGTTTCCTGGCGCTTAAAGCATATTTTGCGTCCGCTGGATCGCCTCAAGTCCAATATCCTGACTTTGCCTGCTTCAGGCAACAGTGTTTTGGCGGGTATCAGCGACTACGACGAGTTGCAGTCCGTTGCCGATGTCGTTGCCCGGGCCTGGTCCGAGCGGGACACAATGGAAGCGCAGCTGGCACGCAGCGAAGCGTTTTTCCGGGCGTTGAACGAGGCGTCTCCTCTCGGAGTCTTTGTTGTCGATGATCGTGGCAAACTGAATTATGTTAATCGCGCGTGCAAGCGCTTGTTTGGCTATGAGAATGAAGTGGAGTGGCATGGCCGGCACTGGAACGAGGCGGTGCACCCGCTCGATCACGAGCGCATCCGGGCGCTGGCGCGATCGCTGCTCGCGGACGGAGAAACCCTGGTCAAGACGGAGTGCCGGCTCATCAACGGGCAGCGCCCTTTCCTGAATGTCGAATTGAGATTGTGTCGGCTGACGTATGAAGCGGAACCGCGGTTTCTTGGTGTCGTCATGGATGTGTCGGAGCAGGAAGAGACCCGCCAGAGTCTGATGGCTGAACGCGAACGGGCGATGGCGATCCTGGAATCGATCGGCGACGCGGTGGTTCTGACCAGTCATCTGGATGAAATCGAATACCTGAATCAGCCGGCCGAGGCGCTGCTCGGGGTGCGGGCCCAGGATACCCTTGGCCGCCCCCTCTACAGCTTCGCAAGCTTCAGCCCTCCGGAGAACGGACGCCCCTTGTCGATCCAGCGCCTAGAATCGCTGGTGGCGCACCCGTTTTGCGAAATGGACATGATGACAAAGGATGCCAGAGTACAGCCCGTGGTGTTGACCTTGTCGGTGATTGCCGCTGTGGGAAGTATGCATGGTTACCGTGTTTATGTTCTTCATGACGACAGCGCACGCCGGGAACGGGAAAAAGCGCACCGCTGGGAGGCCAATCACGATCCGTTGACCGGCTTGCTCAACCGCCGCGGCTATCTTGCATCGCTGTCGGGTTTGCTTGCCGGCCCGGATCGGAAGGGGCGCAATGATGCCATCGCGCTGATCGACCTGGATCACTTCAAGGCCGTCAACGACCATGCAGGGCATGGTGCCGGCGATCAGTTGCTGCAGGATGTGGCGGGCATCATCCAGAGCCGTCTGCGCAGTTCGGATGTGGCTGCACGGCTGGGAGGAGACGAATTCGCGTTACTGCTCTTCAATTGCCGGCTTGACGATGCGCGCGCGCTGATCGAGGCCGTGCGCGGCCAGATCGAGGCTCATGTGCTTGAGGTGGCCGGAGTGAGTCTTTCCGTCACGGCGAGCGTGGGGATGACCATGCTTCGTCCTGACGATGTTGTGCCGGCCGACCCGATCGAACGGGCCGACCAGCGCTGCTATCTTGCCAAGAATGCCGGCCGCAACCGGTTGGTCACCGGCTGA
- a CDS encoding ABC transporter permease, with protein sequence MMLRDRIGKWVLSWPPLIYLLVFFLVPTLIMAFAAFRYPGDYGGLAPIFLEEDGKRILNLTLENFHRLVEEPLYIELFIKSAGYALLTTAVCILMGYPLAWLIARSGKRYRDLLLLMVILPFWSNFLIRIYAWMIILGPQSAFSHAVNMVLGVFGIAPVRLLFTPFAVIVGLVYVHLPFMVLPLYANLEKHDMSLLDAAQDLGANAWQRFWRITWPLSLPGVFAGSALVFIPALGMFAIPDILGGTDSIMIGNLIKQQILDTRDWPFGSVLSLMLTGGVLGIAVIGSLVARGGKKRG encoded by the coding sequence ATGATGCTGCGTGACCGTATCGGCAAGTGGGTGCTGTCCTGGCCTCCGCTGATCTATCTTCTGGTTTTCTTTTTGGTCCCGACGCTGATCATGGCGTTCGCCGCGTTCCGCTATCCGGGCGATTACGGCGGCCTGGCGCCGATCTTCCTGGAGGAGGATGGCAAGCGCATCCTCAACCTGACCCTGGAAAACTTCCATCGTCTGGTCGAAGAGCCGCTTTACATCGAGCTTTTCATCAAGTCGGCGGGCTATGCGCTGTTGACCACGGCAGTCTGCATCCTGATGGGATACCCGCTGGCGTGGCTCATCGCGCGCAGCGGCAAGCGTTATCGCGATCTGCTGCTGTTGATGGTGATTCTGCCGTTCTGGTCGAATTTTCTGATTCGCATTTATGCCTGGATGATCATTCTCGGGCCCCAGTCGGCATTCAGTCATGCCGTGAACATGGTGCTGGGAGTGTTTGGTATCGCTCCGGTCCGGCTGCTGTTTACGCCGTTCGCCGTGATCGTGGGCCTCGTGTATGTGCATCTGCCGTTCATGGTTTTGCCGCTTTACGCCAACCTTGAAAAGCATGACATGTCGTTGCTGGACGCCGCCCAGGATCTGGGGGCAAACGCCTGGCAGCGTTTCTGGCGCATTACCTGGCCGCTCTCCTTGCCGGGCGTATTCGCCGGTTCCGCGCTGGTGTTCATCCCCGCGCTTGGCATGTTCGCCATTCCCGATATTCTGGGGGGGACCGATTCGATCATGATCGGCAACCTGATCAAACAGCAGATTCTCGATACGCGCGACTGGCCGTTCGGGTCGGTGCTGTCTCTGATGTTGACCGGCGGCGTATTGGGCATTGCCGTGATCGGTTCGCTGGTAGCCCGGGGAGGAAAGAAACGTGGCTAA
- the gabD gene encoding NADP-dependent succinate-semialdehyde dehydrogenase, producing the protein MIDLKDPGLFRQQAYLDGKWHDADNGATIAVDNPATGETIARVPDMGGAETERAIAAAERAFASWRRTTARERARLLRAWFDLIVAHQEDLARLLTTEQGKPLAEARGEIAYGASYIEWYAEEAKRIYGDTIPQSQNDKRIIVMREPIGVAAAITPWNFPNAMITRKAAPALAAGCPIVVRPASQTPLSALALAELAHRAGIPPGVFTVITGGSSAIGAVLTGSDTVRKFSFTGSTEVGRKLIAQCAPTVKKVSMELGGNAPFIVFDDADLDAAVEGALISKFRNAGQTCVCANRLYVQSGIHDTFVARLAEAVDKLKVGNGVENGVNQGPLIDDKAIGKVEEHIADAVALGAKLVSGGRRHELGGRFFQPTLLTGVTGAMKVAKEETFGPLAPVFRFDTEEEVIGYANDTEFGLASYFYSRDIGRIFRVAEALEYGMVAVNTGILSNEAAPFGGVKQSGLGREGSHYGIDDYLEIKYLCLGGIDR; encoded by the coding sequence ATGATTGACTTGAAGGATCCTGGCCTTTTCAGGCAACAGGCCTATCTGGACGGAAAGTGGCATGACGCCGACAACGGCGCCACGATTGCCGTCGACAACCCCGCCACCGGCGAGACGATCGCCCGCGTGCCCGACATGGGCGGCGCCGAGACCGAACGCGCCATAGCGGCGGCGGAGCGCGCCTTCGCGAGCTGGCGCCGCACCACCGCGCGCGAACGCGCAAGATTGCTGCGCGCCTGGTTCGATCTGATCGTCGCCCATCAGGAAGACCTCGCCCGGCTGCTCACGACCGAGCAGGGCAAGCCGCTCGCCGAAGCGCGCGGGGAAATCGCTTACGGCGCGTCGTACATCGAGTGGTACGCCGAAGAGGCCAAGCGCATCTATGGTGATACGATCCCGCAGTCGCAGAACGACAAGCGCATCATCGTCATGCGCGAGCCGATCGGCGTGGCGGCCGCCATCACCCCATGGAACTTCCCCAATGCGATGATCACCCGCAAAGCGGCTCCAGCGCTCGCCGCCGGTTGTCCCATCGTGGTACGCCCCGCCAGCCAGACACCGCTTTCCGCGCTGGCCCTGGCCGAGCTCGCGCATCGCGCCGGCATTCCGCCCGGGGTGTTCACGGTCATCACTGGCGGATCGAGCGCCATCGGCGCCGTTCTGACCGGCTCTGACACCGTGCGCAAATTCAGCTTCACCGGATCGACCGAAGTGGGTCGCAAACTGATTGCCCAGTGCGCGCCCACGGTCAAGAAAGTGTCCATGGAACTGGGCGGCAATGCGCCGTTCATCGTCTTCGACGATGCCGACCTGGACGCGGCGGTGGAAGGCGCGCTCATTTCCAAATTCCGCAATGCCGGGCAAACCTGCGTCTGCGCCAACCGTCTCTATGTCCAGTCCGGCATCCACGACACCTTTGTCGCGCGTCTTGCCGAAGCCGTCGACAAGCTGAAAGTCGGCAACGGCGTGGAAAATGGCGTGAACCAAGGGCCGCTGATTGACGACAAAGCGATCGGCAAGGTCGAAGAACACATCGCGGATGCCGTTGCGCTCGGCGCGAAACTGGTGAGCGGAGGCCGGCGCCACGAGCTGGGCGGCCGCTTCTTCCAGCCGACGCTGCTCACCGGTGTGACCGGCGCCATGAAGGTGGCCAAGGAGGAAACCTTCGGCCCGCTCGCGCCGGTTTTCCGGTTCGATACCGAGGAAGAGGTGATCGGTTACGCCAACGACACGGAGTTCGGCCTGGCCAGCTACTTCTATTCGCGGGATATCGGGCGGATTTTTCGGGTGGCCGAAGCACTGGAGTACGGCATGGTCGCCGTCAACACCGGCATTCTGTCCAACGAAGCCGCGCCGTTCGGCGGCGTCAAACAATCCGGTCTGGGACGCGAAGGGTCGCACTACGGCATCGACGACTACCTGGAAATCAAGTACCTCTGCCTTGGTGGTATCGACCGCTGA
- the gabT gene encoding 4-aminobutyrate--2-oxoglutarate transaminase, which yields MSNRTLQQRRTDATPRGIGVMCPFFIERARNAELWDTDGNRYIDFAGGIGVLNTGHLHPKIQAAVSAQLESFSHTCFQVVPYESYIRVAEELNRLTPGDFPKKTAFFTTGAEAVENAVKIARAATGRAGVIAFGGAFHGRTMMGMALTGKVAPYKTGFGPFPGEVYHAPFPNPLRDITVDDAIGAVEKLFKYDVDPKRIAAIIFEPVQGEGGFYSAPPQFVVALRRICDEHGILLIADEVQAGFGRTGKLFAMEHYSVHADLITLAKSLAGGFPLSAVTGRAEWMDAPQPGGLGGTYAGNPLALAAAAAVIDLMQSDNLPARAERLGHQIKERLVALRQRVPAIADVRGPGGMVAVEFSHPGGREPDAEFARAVQAKALADGLILLTCGSDGNVIRFLFPLTIEDAVFEEALGKLETAILHTMNGVQHD from the coding sequence GTGAGCAACCGGACCTTGCAGCAACGCCGCACCGACGCCACCCCTCGCGGCATCGGCGTGATGTGCCCCTTTTTCATCGAGCGCGCCCGCAATGCCGAGTTGTGGGATACGGACGGCAACCGCTACATCGACTTCGCCGGCGGCATCGGCGTGCTCAATACCGGCCACCTGCACCCAAAGATCCAGGCCGCCGTCTCGGCGCAGCTGGAATCCTTCAGCCACACCTGCTTTCAGGTCGTGCCGTATGAAAGCTACATTCGTGTCGCCGAAGAGCTGAACCGTCTCACTCCCGGGGATTTTCCCAAGAAGACCGCGTTTTTCACCACGGGAGCCGAAGCGGTGGAGAACGCCGTCAAGATCGCCCGCGCCGCGACCGGCCGGGCGGGCGTCATCGCCTTCGGCGGCGCCTTCCATGGCCGCACCATGATGGGCATGGCGCTGACCGGCAAGGTAGCTCCGTACAAAACCGGCTTCGGCCCTTTCCCGGGCGAGGTCTACCACGCCCCCTTCCCCAATCCGCTACGCGACATCACCGTCGATGACGCGATCGGCGCCGTAGAAAAACTGTTCAAGTACGACGTCGATCCGAAACGGATCGCCGCCATCATTTTCGAACCGGTCCAGGGGGAAGGCGGTTTTTATAGCGCTCCCCCGCAATTTGTCGTTGCGCTGCGCCGCATCTGCGACGAGCATGGCATCCTGCTCATCGCCGATGAAGTCCAGGCGGGCTTCGGCCGCACCGGCAAACTGTTCGCGATGGAGCACTATTCGGTTCACGCGGATCTGATCACACTGGCCAAGAGCCTGGCGGGCGGTTTCCCGCTATCGGCCGTGACCGGACGCGCCGAATGGATGGACGCGCCGCAACCGGGAGGTCTTGGCGGCACCTACGCCGGCAACCCGCTGGCCCTCGCCGCGGCCGCGGCCGTGATCGACCTGATGCAAAGCGACAATCTGCCCGCCCGCGCCGAACGGCTGGGACATCAGATCAAGGAGCGGCTCGTCGCGCTCCGCCAGCGCGTTCCGGCGATCGCCGACGTGCGCGGGCCAGGCGGCATGGTGGCGGTCGAATTCAGCCATCCTGGCGGACGCGAACCGGATGCCGAATTCGCCCGAGCCGTGCAGGCGAAGGCACTGGCCGATGGATTGATCCTGCTCACCTGCGGCAGTGACGGCAATGTGATCCGCTTCCTGTTCCCGTTGACCATCGAGGACGCGGTGTTCGAGGAGGCGCTGGGCAAACTGGAAACAGCCATCCTGCACACCATGAACGGAGTTCAGCATGATTGA
- a CDS encoding pyrimidine 5'-nucleotidase, producing the protein MHLTWIFDLDNTLHNASHGVFPRINQLMLGYIMRHLGLDADSANALRQYYYQHYGATLRGMALHHHVDPATFLEETHPLSALEPELVIQSESARVLARLPGRKLMLSNGPQAYIERVAQRMGFERHFEDMYGIERVNYITKPDARAFLRVLGQEKLDPRRCVMVEDSLDNLRTARKLGMKTVWISSETRRPSCVDYRIRDVSELLRLPFLPLCRS; encoded by the coding sequence TTGCACCTGACCTGGATATTCGACCTCGACAACACCCTGCATAATGCGAGTCATGGCGTATTTCCGCGCATCAACCAGTTGATGCTCGGCTACATCATGCGACATCTTGGCCTGGACGCCGACTCGGCCAATGCACTGCGCCAATACTATTATCAGCATTACGGCGCCACCCTCCGCGGCATGGCACTGCATCACCACGTCGACCCGGCGACCTTTCTCGAAGAAACCCATCCGCTCAGCGCACTGGAGCCGGAACTCGTCATCCAGAGCGAGTCGGCGCGCGTCCTTGCCCGATTACCCGGCCGCAAGCTGATGTTGTCCAATGGCCCTCAGGCCTATATCGAGCGTGTCGCGCAGCGCATGGGCTTCGAAAGACACTTCGAGGATATGTACGGCATTGAGCGCGTGAACTACATCACCAAGCCGGATGCCCGCGCGTTCTTGCGCGTGCTCGGCCAGGAAAAACTCGACCCCCGCCGCTGCGTCATGGTGGAGGACAGCCTGGACAACTTGCGCACCGCGCGAAAGCTCGGCATGAAAACCGTCTGGATCTCTTCCGAAACCCGGCGGCCTTCCTGTGTCGACTATCGCATCAGGGATGTGTCCGAATTGCTCCGCCTGCCCTTCCTGCCTTTGTGTCGTTCCTAG
- a CDS encoding TolC family outer membrane protein, which yields MKRQHQLMIWLAIAALPGQATAFDLIEAWQAARNYDAGYAASRADLAAGQERQAQGRAGLLPQVSVTGNYTRANPIAPKGQDQNGRDLRNGAESHGYTLGMTQPLFDVSRYTGYQKGKIDTALSQTQYEQAEQQLISDVAKAYFDVLLAQDSLSATQAAKKSYKSQLDQAKTSFEVGTATITDTYEAQAGYDGAIAEEIIAQSTLEIAINNLTRLTGLPGSGIQPLASRMVLDKPDPETLDGWVAQALNNSLEIRAQTQQVARAEQDLTEKRGSHLPTVNLTANYQDNRSNQPAALGGGPTRGSSIGVNISLPLFAGGGINAQVREAAARLDSAREKLEATRRKVREDVRRAYLGVTNGAAYVRAQEQLLVSAKSKLESTRLGKEVGVRTNLDLLKAEQDYTTTIKTLADARYRYLNARIALAQSVGRLDEGVLRGVNASIRH from the coding sequence ATGAAACGACAACATCAACTCATGATCTGGCTTGCCATCGCCGCGCTCCCGGGGCAAGCCACCGCCTTCGACCTGATCGAAGCCTGGCAGGCGGCCAGAAACTACGACGCGGGTTATGCCGCGTCGCGCGCCGATCTCGCGGCGGGACAGGAGCGGCAGGCGCAGGGACGCGCCGGGCTCTTGCCACAGGTGAGCGTCACCGGCAATTACACCCGCGCGAACCCGATCGCCCCCAAAGGCCAGGATCAGAACGGCCGCGACCTGCGCAACGGCGCGGAAAGCCATGGCTACACCCTGGGCATGACGCAGCCGCTGTTCGACGTCAGCCGCTACACCGGCTACCAGAAAGGCAAGATCGACACCGCGCTGTCGCAAACCCAGTACGAACAGGCGGAACAGCAGTTGATCTCCGATGTGGCCAAGGCCTATTTCGACGTGCTGCTCGCCCAGGACTCGCTGTCCGCCACCCAGGCCGCGAAGAAATCCTACAAGAGCCAGCTTGACCAGGCGAAAACCTCGTTCGAGGTCGGCACCGCCACGATAACCGACACATATGAAGCCCAGGCCGGCTACGATGGCGCGATTGCCGAAGAAATCATCGCGCAAAGCACGCTGGAAATCGCCATCAACAACCTGACGCGCCTGACCGGGCTGCCCGGCAGCGGGATCCAGCCTTTGGCGAGCCGGATGGTGCTCGACAAGCCCGACCCGGAAACCCTGGACGGCTGGGTCGCGCAAGCCCTGAACAACAGCCTGGAAATCCGCGCGCAAACCCAGCAGGTCGCCCGCGCCGAACAGGATCTCACCGAAAAACGCGGCAGCCACCTGCCCACGGTCAACCTGACCGCCAACTACCAGGACAACCGCTCCAACCAGCCCGCCGCTCTCGGCGGCGGCCCGACCCGCGGCAGCTCCATCGGCGTCAACATCAGCCTGCCGCTGTTCGCCGGCGGCGGCATCAACGCCCAGGTCCGGGAGGCCGCCGCGCGCCTGGACAGCGCCCGGGAAAAACTCGAGGCCACACGCCGCAAGGTGCGCGAGGACGTCCGTCGCGCCTACCTTGGCGTCACCAATGGCGCCGCCTACGTCAGGGCACAGGAGCAATTGCTGGTGTCGGCGAAAAGCAAACTCGAATCGACGCGCCTTGGCAAGGAGGTGGGAGTCCGCACCAACCTGGATCTGCTCAAGGCCGAGCAGGATTACACCACGACCATCAAGACTCTGGCCGATGCCCGCTACCGCTACCTGAACGCCCGCATCGCCCTCGCGCAATCCGTCGGCCGTCTCGACGAGGGTGTGCTGCGCGGCGTGAACGCCTCGATCCGACACTGA
- a CDS encoding ABC transporter permease: MAKKQSRWLWASASLTYLFLYLPLVIVVVFSFNDSKLNAEWVGFTFKWYHQLFANDKMLTAAGNSLVIALLASVAATLLGTLAGIALHRYKLRLLPFLVLTPIAIPELLMGVSLVIFFVLVNQLIGILELGLLTILLSHIAFCVGFVAIVVRARMQGMDDSLVEAARDLGATPFQAFRLVTLPLLKPGIIAGALMAFTLSIDDFVITFFTAGAGASTLPLEIYSMIKIAVTPEVNAVSSLLMLLTLALIVIASRVSPSALRAKG, from the coding sequence GTGGCTAAGAAACAATCGCGCTGGTTGTGGGCATCGGCGAGCCTGACGTATCTGTTCCTGTACCTGCCGCTGGTGATTGTCGTTGTGTTTTCCTTCAACGACTCGAAACTCAATGCGGAATGGGTAGGTTTTACGTTCAAGTGGTATCACCAGTTATTCGCCAACGACAAGATGCTTACCGCCGCCGGCAACTCGCTGGTTATCGCGCTGCTGGCTAGCGTGGCGGCGACACTGCTTGGCACATTGGCCGGTATTGCCCTGCATCGTTACAAGTTGCGCCTTTTGCCGTTCCTGGTGCTGACGCCGATCGCGATTCCCGAGTTGCTGATGGGGGTGAGCCTGGTGATTTTCTTTGTGCTGGTGAATCAGTTGATCGGCATTCTGGAGCTTGGCCTGCTCACGATCCTGCTGTCGCATATCGCTTTCTGTGTCGGTTTCGTTGCCATCGTGGTGCGGGCGCGCATGCAAGGTATGGATGACAGTCTGGTCGAGGCCGCCCGCGATCTGGGCGCGACACCATTTCAGGCCTTCAGGCTCGTGACCTTGCCGTTGCTCAAACCCGGCATCATCGCCGGCGCGCTGATGGCGTTCACACTGTCCATCGACGATTTCGTGATCACCTTTTTCACCGCCGGCGCCGGGGCCTCCACCCTGCCGCTGGAGATCTATTCGATGATCAAGATCGCCGTGACGCCGGAGGTCAATGCGGTCTCTTCCTTGCTGATGCTTCTCACTCTTGCCCTGATCGTCATCGCGTCCCGCGTGTCGCCATCGGCGCTGCGGGCCAAGGGCTAG